From Choloepus didactylus isolate mChoDid1 chromosome 25 unlocalized genomic scaffold, mChoDid1.pri SUPER_25_unloc1, whole genome shotgun sequence, a single genomic window includes:
- the GPR108 gene encoding protein GPR108 isoform X1, whose amino-acid sequence MAVSDRRGLGCGRPAEWGQRLLLLLLLGGCSGRIHRLALTGEKRADIQLNSFGFYTNGSLEVDLSLLRLGLQEKEEKPPLVGFSLSRVRSGSVRSYSNRDSQDCPLLKNSSNFLVLFLINTKDLQVQVRKYGEQKKLYISPGLLPEVPPKPEHKVTPVVGPGATAENKDKQPMVSQGRQQGTSEKDKELVLDLGHLNDSYNFSFHVVIGSRAEEGQYNLNFHNCYNSVPGKEQPFDITVMIREKNPEGFLSAAEIPLFKLYMVMSACFLAAGIFWVSVLCRNTYNVFKIHWLMAALAFTKSISLLFHSINYYFINSQGHPIEGLAVMHYITHLLKGALLFITIALIGSGWAFVKYVLSDKEKKIFGIVIPLQVLANVAYIVIESREEGASDYGLWKEILFLVDLICCGAILFPVVWSIRHLQDASGTDGKVAVNLVKLKLFRHYYIMVGARLAPGWGAGLGPTWEVGGAGRDSQPLAPPLPLPSVHPPLCPLPLGSTLDPPSRWSHGLDGPSARAHPVLLQVICYVYFTRIIAILLRVAVPFQWQWLYQLLVEGSTLAFFVLTGYKFQPAGDNPYLQLPQEDKEDVQMEEVMTDTGLREGLSKVNKTASGRELL is encoded by the exons ATGGCAGTGAGCGACAGGAGGGGGCTCGGTTGCGGGAGACCCGCGGAGTGGGGACAGCGGCtccttctgctgctgctgttggGCGGCTGCTCCGGACGCATCCACCGGCTGGCGCTGACG GGGGAGAAGCGAGCAGACATCCAGCTGAACAGCTTCGGTTTCTACACCAATGGCTCCTTGGAAGTGGATTTGAGCCTTCTGCGGCTGGGCCtccaggagaaagaagagaagcccCCACTG GTGGGTTTCAGTCTGAGCCGGGTTCGATCTGGCAGCGTTCGATCGTACTCA aACCGAGATTCCCAAGACTGCCCACTCCTGAAAAACAGTAGCAACTTCCTGGTCCTCTTTCTCATCAACACCAAGGATCTGCA GGTCCAGGTGAGAAAGTATGGGGAGCAGAAGAAGCTGTACATCAGCCCTGGGCTCCTCCCCGAAGTGCCCCCGAAGCCAGAGCACAAGGTCACGCCTGTGGTGGGCCCCG GGGCCACCGCAGAGAACAAGGACAAGCAGCCCATGGTGTCTCAAGGACGCCAGCAG GGCACCAGTGAGAAGGATAAGGAGCTGGTGCTGGATCTTGGCCACCTCAATGACTCCTACAACTTCAGC TTCCACGTGGTGATCGGCTCCAGGGCCGAAGAGGGTCAGTACAACCTCAACTTCCACAACTGCTACAACTCGGTGCCGGGAAAGGAACAGCCATTCGACATCACG GTGATGATCCGGGAGAAGAACCCCGAGGGTTTCCTGTCAGCAGCGGAAATTCCCCTTTTCAAGCTCTACATGGTCATGTCCGCCTGCTTCCTGGCCGCCGGCATCTTCTGGGTGTCTGTTCTCTGCAGGAACAC GTACAACGTCTTCAAGATCCACTGGCTCATGGCGGCCCTGGCTTTCACCAAGAGcatctccctcctcttccacaGT ATCAACTACTACTTCATCAACAGCCAGGGCCACCCCATCGAGGGCCTTGCTGTCATGCACTACATCACACACCT GCTGAAGGGTGCCCTCCTCTTCATCACCATCGCCCTGATCGGCTCTGGCTGGGCCTTTGTCAAGTACGTGCTGTCGGACAAGGAGAAGAAGATCTTTGGGATTGTGATCCCCCTGCAG GTCCTGGCCAACGTGGCCTACATCGTCATCGAGTCCCGCGAGGAGGGCGCCAGCGACTACGGCCTCTGGAAGGAGATTCTCTTCCTGGTGGACCTCATCTGCTGTGGTGCCATCCTCTTCCCGGTTGTCTG GTCCATCCGGCATCTCCAGGACGCGTCTGGCACTGATGGGAAGG TGGCAGTGAACCTGGTCAAGCTGAAGCTGTTTCGGCATTACTACATCATGGTAGGAGCCCGGCTGGCAccagggtggggggctggcctTGGTCCCACGTGGGAGGTGGGCGGAGCAGGCAGGGACAGCCAGCCATTGGCACCTCCACTTCCTCTGCCGTCGGTGcaccctcccctctgcccttTGCCCCTGGGCTCCACCCTAGACCCACCGTCACGGTGGTCCCACGGTCTTGATGGTCCCTCTGCCCGTGCCCACCCCGTGCTCCTGCAGGTCATCTGTTACGTCTACTTCACGCGCATCATCGCCATCCTGCTGCGGGTGGCCGTGCCCTTCCAGTGGCAGTGGCTGTACCAG CTGTTGGTGGAGGGCTCCACTCTGGCCTTCTTCGTGCTCACGGGCTACAAGTTCCAGCCCGCAGGGGACAACCCGTACCTGCAGCTGCCGCAGGAGGACAAGGAGGACGTGCAGATGGAGGAAGT AATGACGGACACTGGGTTACGGGAAGGCCTATCTAAAGTCAACAAAACAGCCAGCGGGCGGGAGCTGTTGTGA
- the GPR108 gene encoding protein GPR108 isoform X2: protein MAVSDRRGLGCGRPAEWGQRLLLLLLLGGCSGRIHRLALTGEKRADIQLNSFGFYTNGSLEVDLSLLRLGLQEKEEKPPLVGFSLSRVRSGSVRSYSNRDSQDCPLLKNSSNFLVLFLINTKDLQVQVRKYGEQKKLYISPGLLPEVPPKPEHKVTPVVGPGATAENKDKQPMVSQGRQQGTSEKDKELVLDLGHLNDSYNFSFHVVIGSRAEEGQYNLNFHNCYNSVPGKEQPFDITVMIREKNPEGFLSAAEIPLFKLYMVMSACFLAAGIFWVSVLCRNTYNVFKIHWLMAALAFTKSISLLFHSINYYFINSQGHPIEGLAVMHYITHLLKGALLFITIALIGSGWAFVKYVLSDKEKKIFGIVIPLQVLANVAYIVIESREEGASDYGLWKEILFLVDLICCGAILFPVVWSIRHLQDASGTDGKVAVNLVKLKLFRHYYIMVICYVYFTRIIAILLRVAVPFQWQWLYQLLVEGSTLAFFVLTGYKFQPAGDNPYLQLPQEDKEDVQMEEVMTDTGLREGLSKVNKTASGRELL, encoded by the exons ATGGCAGTGAGCGACAGGAGGGGGCTCGGTTGCGGGAGACCCGCGGAGTGGGGACAGCGGCtccttctgctgctgctgttggGCGGCTGCTCCGGACGCATCCACCGGCTGGCGCTGACG GGGGAGAAGCGAGCAGACATCCAGCTGAACAGCTTCGGTTTCTACACCAATGGCTCCTTGGAAGTGGATTTGAGCCTTCTGCGGCTGGGCCtccaggagaaagaagagaagcccCCACTG GTGGGTTTCAGTCTGAGCCGGGTTCGATCTGGCAGCGTTCGATCGTACTCA aACCGAGATTCCCAAGACTGCCCACTCCTGAAAAACAGTAGCAACTTCCTGGTCCTCTTTCTCATCAACACCAAGGATCTGCA GGTCCAGGTGAGAAAGTATGGGGAGCAGAAGAAGCTGTACATCAGCCCTGGGCTCCTCCCCGAAGTGCCCCCGAAGCCAGAGCACAAGGTCACGCCTGTGGTGGGCCCCG GGGCCACCGCAGAGAACAAGGACAAGCAGCCCATGGTGTCTCAAGGACGCCAGCAG GGCACCAGTGAGAAGGATAAGGAGCTGGTGCTGGATCTTGGCCACCTCAATGACTCCTACAACTTCAGC TTCCACGTGGTGATCGGCTCCAGGGCCGAAGAGGGTCAGTACAACCTCAACTTCCACAACTGCTACAACTCGGTGCCGGGAAAGGAACAGCCATTCGACATCACG GTGATGATCCGGGAGAAGAACCCCGAGGGTTTCCTGTCAGCAGCGGAAATTCCCCTTTTCAAGCTCTACATGGTCATGTCCGCCTGCTTCCTGGCCGCCGGCATCTTCTGGGTGTCTGTTCTCTGCAGGAACAC GTACAACGTCTTCAAGATCCACTGGCTCATGGCGGCCCTGGCTTTCACCAAGAGcatctccctcctcttccacaGT ATCAACTACTACTTCATCAACAGCCAGGGCCACCCCATCGAGGGCCTTGCTGTCATGCACTACATCACACACCT GCTGAAGGGTGCCCTCCTCTTCATCACCATCGCCCTGATCGGCTCTGGCTGGGCCTTTGTCAAGTACGTGCTGTCGGACAAGGAGAAGAAGATCTTTGGGATTGTGATCCCCCTGCAG GTCCTGGCCAACGTGGCCTACATCGTCATCGAGTCCCGCGAGGAGGGCGCCAGCGACTACGGCCTCTGGAAGGAGATTCTCTTCCTGGTGGACCTCATCTGCTGTGGTGCCATCCTCTTCCCGGTTGTCTG GTCCATCCGGCATCTCCAGGACGCGTCTGGCACTGATGGGAAGG TGGCAGTGAACCTGGTCAAGCTGAAGCTGTTTCGGCATTACTACATCATG GTCATCTGTTACGTCTACTTCACGCGCATCATCGCCATCCTGCTGCGGGTGGCCGTGCCCTTCCAGTGGCAGTGGCTGTACCAG CTGTTGGTGGAGGGCTCCACTCTGGCCTTCTTCGTGCTCACGGGCTACAAGTTCCAGCCCGCAGGGGACAACCCGTACCTGCAGCTGCCGCAGGAGGACAAGGAGGACGTGCAGATGGAGGAAGT AATGACGGACACTGGGTTACGGGAAGGCCTATCTAAAGTCAACAAAACAGCCAGCGGGCGGGAGCTGTTGTGA